A part of Botrytis cinerea B05.10 chromosome 2, complete sequence genomic DNA contains:
- the Bcsfb3 gene encoding Bcsfb3 has translation MAQPPFQQQPSYGGQPLYQGQGDPMMHPTDPNDLGMENLQISNQQPAPRKKKKDRHAYHVVEAQGSSQAFNGMPQGGVPPSAYLNADPSSMPSPGGQFLNSPITPQMSQFPAPVNAPFNPANPATFNEFGAGTGPGDSFSASVQTSAQGRVDPDQIPSVPRSRDAIAQYYLKNIYPTFEHHLPPPATVPFVAFDQGNASPKFARLTMNNIPSTADALHSTGLPLGLLLQPLAPLQPGELEIPVLDFGETGPPRCHRCRAYINPFMVFRSGGNKFVCNMCNYANDVPPEYFSAITPQGARVDREQRPELMRGTVEFLVPKEYWSQEPVGLRWIFLIDVGQEALNKGFLEAFCEGILAALYGGNDSTEEDGSSKRKIPEGSKVGFVTFDKDIHFYNMNPALDQAQMLIMPDIEDPFVPLSDGLFVDPYEAKSNITSLLSQLPQIFSQVKNPEPALLPTINAAMAALEKTGGKIVCSLSALPTWGPGRLFLRDDGKQHGGEQDKKLFTTEHPGWRKAADKMVATGVGIDLFLAAPGGGYLDIATIGHVAAATGGETFYYPNFVSPRDNEKLSHEVVRSVTRETGYQALMKVRCSNGLQISSYHGNFIQHTFGADIEFGVIDADKAMGVLFSYDGKLDSKLDAHFQSALLYTTASGERRVRCSNVIASVSDQPKDCMNFVDQDAIYALIAKEAASKMLAHSLKEIRGALSEKNVDILAGYRKNFSGSHPPGQLVLPEHLKEFSMYILGLVKSRAFKGGQEPSDRRVHDARMIKSMGALELSLYLYPRMIPIHNLAPEDGFANEDGHLRMPPSVRASFARVEEGGVYLVDNGQNCYLWMHGQTSPNLIIDLFGEDKDDLKALDPYLSSLPVLQTHLSAQVRNILEYLKTMRGAKALTIQLARQGLDGAEYEFARLLVEDRNNEAQSYVDWLVHLHRHVQLELTGQRKKDDSGDNSSITSNFAGLRPPYW, from the exons ATGGCGCAACCTCCCTTC CAGCAGCAGCCTTCTTATGGGGGCCAGCCTCTCTACCAAGGTCAGGGAGATCCTATGATGCATCCCACAGACCCAAACGATCTCGGCATGGAGAATTTACAGATATCGAATCAACAACCAGCTccgaggaaaaagaagaaggatagGCACGCATACCATGTTGTCGAAGCTCAAGGCTCTTCTCAAGCATTCAATGGAATGCCACAGGGCGGCGTTCCCCCTTCAGCTTATCTCAATGCCGACCCTTCATCAATGCCGTCTCCAGGCGGCCAGTTCCTAAATTCGCCCATTACGCCCCAGATGTCCCAATTTCCTGCCCCTGTGAATGCGCCGTTTAATCCTGCGAATCCCGCCACATTTAATGAGTTTGGTGCTGGAACTGGACCCGGGGATAGTTTCTCTGCCAGTGTGCAGACTTCGGCGCAAGGCCGAGTAGACCCAGATCAAATTCCCAGTGTACCTCGATCGAGAGATGCGATAGCGCAGTATTACCTGAAGAACATATACCCAACATTTGagcatcatcttcctccaccAGCTACAGTGCCATTCGTTGCTTTTGACCAAGGGAATGCTTCGCCAAAGTTTGCACGTTTGACAATGAACAACATCCCATCCACGGCAGATGCGCTGCATTCGACGGGGTTGCCACTTGGGCTACTCTTACAACCATTAGCCCCATTGCAGCCAGGAGAACTCGAAATACCAGTTTTGGACTTTGGAGAAACAGGCCCCCCTAGATGTCATAGATGCCGTGCATACATCAATCCATTTATGGTATTCAGATCTGGAGGTAACAAGTTTGTGTGCAACATGTGCAACTATGCGAACGATGTGCCTCCGGAATACTTTAGTGCGATCACACCACAAGGGGCTAGAGTTGATAGGGAGCAGAGGCCTGAGTTGATGCGAGGTACTGTGGAGTTCTTGGTTCCGAAAGAATATTGGTCGCAAGAGCCGGTGGGTTTGAGATGGATTTTCTTGATCGATGTAGGCCAAGAAGCGCTGAACAAGGGTTTTTTGGAAGCATTTTGTGAAGGTATTTTGGCAGCTTTGTATGGAGGTAATGATTCAACTGAAGAGGATGGATCTTCGAAGCGCAAAATCCCCGAAGGATCAAAGGTCGGATTTGTAACCTTCGACAAGGACATTCACTTTTATAACATGAATCCTGCACTAGATCAAGCTCAAATGTTGATCATGCCGGATATTGAGGACCCATTTGTTCCCCTTAGTGATGGACTTTTCGTGGATCCGTATGAAGCAAAGTCCAACATTACATCTTTACTGAGTCAACTCCCACAAATCTTCTCTCAAGTCAAAAATCCTGAGCCAGCATTACTTCCTACTATTAATGCAGCGATGGCAGCTCTTGAGAAGACTGGAGGAAAGATTGTGTGCTCTCTGTCGGCTCTTCCAACCTGGGGACCTGGCAGGTTGTTCCTCCGTGATGATGGGAAACAGCATGGCGGAGAACAAGACAAAAAGCTATTTACAACTGAGCATCCTGGCTGGAGGAAAGCAGCAGATAAGATGGTTGCAACTGGAGTTGGTATCGACTTATTTCTTGCTGCTCCTGGTGGTGGTTATCTTGATATTGCAACAATTG GTCATGTTGCTGCTGCCACTGGAGGAGAAACATTCTACTACCCCAACTTCGTTTCTCCAAGAGATAATGAGAAATTGTCGCATGAAGTTGTGCGCTCTGTTACACGCGAGACTGGATATCAAGCGCTGATGAAGGTCCGATGTTCCAATGGTCTGCAGATCTCTTCATACCATGGCAATTTCATCCAACATACCTTTGGAgctgatattgaatttggcGTTATTGACGCAGATAAAGCTATGGGAGTCTTATTCAGCTATGACGGAAAGTTGGATTCCAAGTTGGATGCACACTTTCAAAGTGCTCTACTTTACACTACAGCTAGTGGTGAGCGAAGAGTTAGGTGCTCGAATGTTATCGCTAGCGTGAGCGATCAACCTAAGGATTGTATGAACTTTGTGGATCAAGATGCCATTTATGCGTTGATTGCTAAAGAGGCGGCATCGAAAATGCTTGCACATTCATTAAAGGAAATTCGAGGTGCCCTTTCAGAGAAAAACGTCGATATCTTGGCAGGATATCGCAAGAATTTTTCGGGATCTCATCCTCCAGGGCAATTGGTTCTACCAGAGCACCTCAAAGAATTCAGTATGTATATTCTGGGTCTTGTCAAATCTCGCGCCTTTAAAGGCGGACAAGAACCTTCCGATCGCCGGGTTCACGACGCACGTATGATCAAAAGTATGGGTGCTCTAGAGCTTTCTCTATACCTTTATCCTCGCATGATCCCAATTCACAACCTTGCCCCCGAAGATGGGTTTGCAAATGAAGACGGACACCTTAGGATGCCGCCCTCAGTAAGAGCTTCTTTCGCCAGAGTTGAAGAGGGCGGGGTATACCTTGTGGATAATGGACAGAATTGCTACTTATGGATGCACGGCCAAACTTCACCTAATCTTATCATTGATTTATTCGGCGAAGACAAAGATGATCTCAAGGCATTGGACCCATATCTCTCATCTCTACCTGTGCTCCAAACTCATCTCAGCGCCCAAGTTCGAAACATACTAGAATATCTGAAGACAATGCGTGGAGCGAAAGCTCTGACAATTCAACTTGCAAGACAAGGTCTCGACGGTGCAGAGTACGAATTTGCCAGATTATTGGTGGAAGACAGAAACAATGAGGCCCAGAGCTATGTAGATTGGCTGGTTCACCTACATCGGCACGTACAGTTGGAG TTGACCGgccaaaggaaaaaggaTGATAGCGGGGATAATTCTTCAATAACATCGAATTTTGCAGGGTTGAGACCTCCTTACTGGTAA
- the Bccft2 gene encoding Bccft2 — protein MFTFCSLQGAQSESSASQSLLELDGGIKVLIDVGWDETFDVEKLRELEKQIPTLSLILLTHATVPHIAAYAHCCKHFPLFTRIPVYATHPVIALGRTLLQDLYCSTPLASTIIPTTSSFLLQSPTKEEINYYFSLVRPLKYSQPHQPLNGVTITAYNAGHSLGGTIWHIQHGLESIVYAVDWNQARENVLAGAAWLGGAGAGGAEVIEQLRKPTALICSSKGGERVALPGGRAKRDELLLDMIRSSISRGGIVLIPTDSGARMMELAYLLEHAWRTENQEEESAFKSAKPYLAVSTSEMTMRYTRSMFEWMDEAIIREFEAQPGHEEQRTGQQRRNAEEAKQHIGPFEFKHLRLLGRKGQIDRMLNETDNLGRSVGKVILASDTSIEWGFSKEVLCKIADDDKNLLILTERLNPISGAPGLGRTLWSWWEERRDGVISEPSSNGGVLEQVYGGGRDLEIKEPKRIPLEGNDLTVYQQWLATQRQLQTTLQPGGATALEASADIVDDASSDSSSDSDDSENEQQGKALNISATMGQANRKKIGLSDEDLGVNILLRKKGVHDFDVRGKKGRDKMFPMAIRRKRNDDFGELIRPGEFLRAEERDEVDGQEPQRPGKYDTKDTLGKKRKWDDVAASGKRRASNEGKRQQISNNEDGSVADSPEEDDLMDIVEEEIPGPSRLEISIKTLKINLRIAFVDFSGLHDKRSLQMLIPLIQPRKLILVGGMKEETLALASDCRKLLGSTKEKLIDVYTPEVGVIIDASVDTNAWAVKLTDSLVKQLRWQNVKGLGIVTLTGRLETTHIDSDSHNSEGANKKQKMIKEESEETPTHAALDSAKAVVDMPILDVLPSNMASATRSVAQPLHVGDLRLTDLRKIMQSSGLTAELRGEGTLLIDGSVIVRKTGTGRIEVESVGVTTSSFYAVKGKIYEGLAVVAGG, from the coding sequence ATGTTTACCTTTTGTTCCCTACAGGGAGCGCAATCCGAATCATCGGCGTCGCAATCATTACTTGAGCTTGATGGAGGGATCAAGGTGCTGATTGatgtgggatgggatgaaacTTTCGATGTAGAAAAGTTGAGGGAGCTGGAGAAGCAGATTCCTACGCTTTCACTTATTCTACTTACTCATGCGACCGTTCCTCATATCGCAGCTTACGCACATTGCTGCAAGCACTTCCCTCTCTTCACTCGAATACCTGTTTATGCGACACATCCTGTCATCGCGCTTGGGAGAACTCTATTACAAGACTTATACTGCTCAACACCATTAGCATCAACCATTATACCTACAAcgtcttctttcctccttcaATCCCcgacgaaagaagaaattaaCTATTACTTCTCGCTTGTTCGCCCTTTAAAATATTCACAGCCCCATCAGCCACTGAATGGAGTAACAATTACGGCCTACAACGCTGGACATAGTTTAGGAGGCACGATATGGCATATTCAACATGGGCTCGAGTCTATAGTATACGCAGTTGACTGGAATCAAGCTCGTGAGAATGTTTTGGCAGGTGCAGCTTGGTTGGGTGGGGCGGGAGCTGGAGGAGCTGAGGTTATTGAACAATTACGGAAACCGACCGCGTTGATATGCAGTAGTAAAGGAGGAGAACGAGTTGCTTTACCTGGAGGAAGAGCTAAGAGAGATGAACTTCTACTCGATATGATTAGATCGTCAATTAGTAGAGGAGGAATTGTCCTTATACCGACAGATTCTGGTGCACGAATGATGGAACTTGCATATCTCCTAGAGCATGCTTGGAGAACAGAAAACCAGGAGGAAGAAAGCGCATTCAAATCAGCGAAACCCTACCTAGCAGTGAGTACGAGCGAAATGACAATGAGATATACAAGAAGTATGTttgaatggatggacgaGGCTATCATCCGGGAGTTTGAAGCGCAGCCTGGGCACGAGGAACAACGAACTGGGCAACAGAGGAGAAATGCAGAGGAAGCGAAACAACACATTGGCCCATTCGAATTTAAACACCTCCGATTACTTGGGAGAAAGGGCCAAATCGACCGAATGTTGAATGAGACGGACAATTTAGGAAGATCGGTAGGGAAGGTTATCCTTGCTAGTGACACTTCTATTGAATGGGGATTTTCGAAGGAGGTACTATGCAAAATTGCGGACGATGACAAGAATCTCTTGATTCTGACAGAGAGACTGAATCCGATCAGTGGAGCTCCAGGTCTAGGAAGAACTTTATGGTCATGGTGGGAAGAAAGACGCGATGGAGTCATTTCGGAACCAAGTTCAAATGGAGGAGTTTTGGAACAGGTATacggaggaggaagagatcTTGAGATCAAAGAACCTAAACGCATACCGTTGGAGGGTAATGATCTGACTGTTTATCAACAGTGGTTGGCGACACAACGTCAATTGCAGACCACTCTTCAACCGGGTGGCGCTACAGCTCTTGAGGCTTCTGCCgatattgttgatgatgCTTCATCGGATTCATCGTCAGATTCTGATGACTCTGAGAATGAGCAGCAAGGAAAAGCTCTTAACATATCCGCAACTATGGGTCAAGCAAATCGGAAGAAGATTGGCTTGAGTGATGAAGATCTTGGCGTTAATATTCTTCTCCGAAAGAAGGGGGTCCATGATTTCGATGTGCGAGGGAAGAAAGGCCGTGATAAGATGTTTCCTATGGCGATTAGGAGGAAACGAAATGATGATTTCGGAGAACTTATTAGGCCGGGCGAATTTCTACGGGCGGAGGAACGAGATGAGGTAGATGGACAGGAACCACAGCGGCCTGGAAAATATGATACGAAAGATACACTCGGTAAAAAACGAAAATGGGATGATGTTGCAGCTTCCGGTAAACGTAGAGCGTCGAATGAAGGCAAGCGACAACAGATCAGCAATAACGAGGATGGTTCTGTAGCAGATTCTCCAGAAGAGGATGACCTAATGGATATTGTAGAAGAAGAGATCCCTGGACCATCCAGACTGGAAATCTCAATCAAGACACTTAAAATTAATCTTCGAATTGCGTTTGTCGACTTCTCCGGACTTCACGATAAACGCAGTCTTCAAATGTTGATACCTCTAATCCAACCTCGGAAGTTGATATTAGTTGGCGGTATGAAAGAGGAGACATTAGCACTCGCAAGCGATTGTAGAAAGCTTCTTGGTAgcacaaaagaaaaactcatCGACGTGTACACTCCAGAGGTTGGTGTCATTATTGACGCAAGTGTAGACACCAATGCGTGGGCTGTTAAGCTCACTGATTCTTTGGTAAAACAACTACGCTGGCAGAACGTGAAGGGACTAGGAATTGTTACTCTTACTGGCCGACTAGAAACTACACATATTGACAGTGATTCACACAACTCAGAAGGTGCCAATAAGAAGCAAAAGATGATAAAGGAGGAGTCAGAAGAAACTCCAACACACGCAGCTCTTGATTCAGCGAAAGCTGTTGTTGACATGCCAATTTTGGATGTCCTACCTTCAAATATGGCATCAGCAACAAGATCTGTTGCCCAGCCATTGCATGTGGGTGATTTAAGGTTGACCGATCTGCGAAAAATCATGCAGTCTTCTGGCCTTACTGCCGAACTCAGAGGAGAAGGTACCCTTTTAATCGACGGGTCTGTGATTGTCCGTAAGACTGGCACTGGGAGAATCGAGGTAGAAAGCGTTGGCGTCACAACAAGTTCCTTTTACGCTGTTAAGGGGAAGATTTATGAAGGTCTTGCGGTGGTGGCAGGTGGATAA